The following DNA comes from Plasmodium coatneyi strain Hackeri chromosome 9, complete sequence.
GATGGGAATTACACCTCCGCATGTGTGGCTAGGCGACCTGAACGAATTACACTGAACTGATGAGAACGTGTGTATAGGAGGGAACGTTAATGGCAAAAAGGGACGACCTCATTATACCATCTATATTTGCACCCATATTTGTACCCCCTCCGTGTAGGCCCTAAAAGGATACCCACGCATTTTCGTAACCAGACTTCCCTTCGAGGCTGGCAAAAAGGACTTAGAAAAGTACTTTTccaaatatggaaaaatagtAGACATTTACGTATCCAAGAATTTGTCGAATAATAAAAACAAGGGGTTTGGATTTGTATCGTTCGAGAAGCAGAGCTCCATGGATAAGGTAAGTTTTCGAGCAAATCCGTAGTGCCCTTTTAGGGGAAGCTTCCACTAGTGGAGTAtacccccccacacacacaccaccaaaaacaacaacaacaacaacgagCATGCATGCCGTGCGATGATGCATATTCATCACAATGTGAATGCGTGCTCCCCAATTATCTGctgctttccccttttccgtAGGTCCTGAAGGACAAGCTGCACATCATCTGCGGCAAGGAAATCGTCGTGGACGTTGCTTCTATGAGGGACAGCAAAACCAAGCACCTTTTCCGTAAGGAGACAAACGAAAAGTGGCCACAATAATGCTGCGTGCTAATCGTGTGTTGTTAATTGTGCCTTTCCAATTCCGCCCTGCTAATCGGTTGTCATTTCCCCGCTCCACCCCGCAGACCTCCCGTCGGATCACTACCTAGCCAAGTACCCGAAGAACGGCAAAAAGTCCCCCAGCAGGACGCACGACAATCTAAACAACTTCAACAAGTACCACAATGTGTATAACAAAACGACCAACATAAGGGACATGTCCAAAAATATTGATAACAATTTAGTgatgcaaaatttttacaatttatgCCCAACGTATAACATACTAGGCAACCGAATGAACAATAAACAAATCTACAAGAATAATATGCCCGTGcctattttcccccccgcgGGTTATAATATGGACCCTGCATATTTTAACAACCAGCAAATGCCCTACCAGAATTGTCTGGACTACATGGGCAATGACTACTACTGGAACATGGCTAACTATTACAATTGGAATAACATGATGTTCCACAATGAAAATTTGTACAACGCgaagaaaatggaatacCCCTACTACGTCTGTAACGGGCAGTACATGAATCAGAGTAAGTCCTGCTTTAAGTTGGAGTGTTGTAGTTATCGCGGTGGAATGGGAGCATATCTCCGTTGCGGCCGgcgctttcattttttacacttttttttaatttcgcaTGAACGGCAAGGTAAAATGTTCACTTTttatgaactgttcaggcgatttaaccatttttttttttttttttttttttttttttgcaggcCCCCCCCCAATTGTCAAAAACAAATTGCAACGAAAAAATAGCCCCATGGAGGAGAGCATGATGAAGTACCCCCCGAATGTCCTCCCAGGCGGGAGTTACCGTTCCCCCGGTCAGCCATGTAAGTCGCGGATAGAGAAGGCAGAGATTGCTCAGGAGAAGCTGCtcaaatttgtttattttatgtgtCTCGTGGCccatggaggaaggaacggCACCACCAATACCCCGCAGGCCttacatgtgcacacgcTTTTAACACCCTTTTGAACCGAACCACCCACCCCTTTGTAGTTGTGCGAAAATTACCCGGCGGAGACGAGTGGAACAAACGAGGATACAAGCTGTTCGTCACCAAGTTGAGTAAGTCGCGGAGGGACCCAGCACGGATTATTGCATGGCGTACAATGCACttttcacaaaatggtaCCCATCTGccgaatgtttttttttttttttccccaccttACAGATAGCGTGACCACGATCGAAACGCTCAGGAATTACTTCGAAACCTTCGGCGAAATCATCGACATTTACATGCCCAACGATGTGTGCACAAACAGACCCCGTGGCATCGCCTTTGTTACCTTCCTGGACAACGACTGCGTGAAGAAAATTCTATCGAACAAGAATTCAAAGCATATAATTGATGGAAAGGAGGTAAGaaacagattttttttttttttttttttttccgatgcCGTTTGGGTATTACgccatttatttattacgGTTTGATGTGGTTAGCTTAGCTGACCTATCTTGCGTATACATACGTGTGCATATGACTTAGTACGTACCTGTGTAGTAAACAATTTCGTGATACCCTCATGGCGTCCCCCCCTTGCAGGTAGTCGTTGATCTTGCAGACCCAGAAAcgaaaacgaagaagaatttGTGTTACCCCTGAGAAGGAGGGTGCGCACCTCAGTGGAACTCACCCAAGATTGTTCTACGATCCAccgccttcctttttaataattaaaaGAATACTTCTTCCAACGATGAACCGTTTCGAATGCTGAACTTTCTTAAACGTCGATCTGTTTCAGACCGCGTGTAATTTGTTCCAAATGTTTATCCACCCCCcgacacacacatatacatacacactaCGACAAtagtcctttttttgtttcctttttgttgtttttcctgCCCCCCCTTTCCCTCAGTTGTTACAACTTCGTTGTGACATTCCCTTTCTTTAATCATGTGCCCCTGCACAGCTGACCCCCACGCCCATCCGTGCATGacgtacatatacatatatacatacgataagtattatatatttgtttatttgcccatgtatatatttatttttgcgtCCCCCCCCACACGGAGGTATGGAAGGTATGGCACATGTGCGTGTAGGTCTTACGCGCATAGAATATATTTCCTCCCTGGAACGTTTTAACTGAACGACACTAACCTTGGGGGTTaactgttattttttttttcattccgaCTTTAACTTCCCCCTGttttgtataattttttttatttaagaAATCTTCCTTTTGCGCTTCCCCCTGCGGACAAAACTGGCACGTAAACTGTTGACTGATGAACAGTCAACTTTGGACTTCCCTGCCCCCGTAAATCTTCCCAagtgaaaaaacaaaacctcaa
Coding sequences within:
- a CDS encoding Nucleic acid binding factor yields the protein MSTSDEIKKGGSPSEEGKGSFFFFKRNKGKDKGCSTDKAALAGGAPHNSSKERGEDHDLSKTGVQAEPAEVEHPKEEKGGKEKEKEKGKGKKGSNLPKGGKENGVEDVPKRKNTKRGTNRMSKTVSSSKERDPLNEPTRSPNAGDVSPESNNDKQKLVQSETKNLAEDASQMSNGPATVVDNTGNGSSREASRTPSKKHAAEVIKTTTEEQELDDDTTNSSSKEVDEDRHSVILQREEENFLAENCINTGSLDPSDKNEIDVQELNEHNNHSDDASNINKGKCEIDNRIKRKMHSLKQNEEKKKKKTGTDNAPSIASDSSDEEDGDSKGKFSDNSTNALFDKKGKDGAKEKKKNGSKEDHAVFADEALKGYPRIFVTRLPFEAGKKDLEKYFSKYGKIVDIYVSKNLSNNKNKGFGFVSFEKQSSMDKVLKDKLHIICGKEIVVDVASMRDSKTKHLFHLPSDHYLAKYPKNGKKSPSRTHDNLNNFNKYHNVYNKTTNIRDMSKNIDNNLVMQNFYNLCPTYNILGNRMNNKQIYKNNMPVPIFPPAGYNMDPAYFNNQQMPYQNCLDYMGNDYYWNMANYYNWNNMMFHNENLYNAKKMEYPYYVCNGQYMNQSPPPIVKNKLQRKNSPMEESMMKYPPNVLPGGSYRSPGQPFVRKLPGGDEWNKRGYKLFVTKLNSVTTIETLRNYFETFGEIIDIYMPNDVCTNRPRGIAFVTFLDNDCVKKILSNKNSKHIIDGKEVVVDLADPETKTKKNLCYP